In Ostrea edulis chromosome 6, xbOstEdul1.1, whole genome shotgun sequence, a single window of DNA contains:
- the LOC125647264 gene encoding neuropeptide receptor npr-1-like has translation MRGDLGHRYFIPHLAVMDLIACCSASILCLLSNFYPLSFPSNALCRFFWYTSWSSSAISYLILLLIAIQRYLAVCKPHGPQMSGKWCRIVYGSTIGICMLLAIPFVFLTGNIPVTQVFQGENLTAYYCSTGAGEEGSRDFETVYFSFLSLVGISNIVVTMGFYIPIGLTIYRTFNRKHKQDFNTPGGEESIEADSSADGKVSEVSYSTDNSKCRKSSLSSKRSMSVFRKISEKKRTKTKNRFTVMLMLIALIYIVSNVPTLALIIIWKEDPEFWTVVDDVKLNILIILRRLFLINNIVNPFLYGYFDLRFRCKVIELFGF, from the coding sequence ATGCGTGGGGATCTTGGACATCGATACTTCATTCCGCACTTAGCTGTGATGGACCTTATTGCGTGCTGCTCGGCTTCCATTTTGTGTCTGCTGTCCAACTTTTATCCACTCAGTTTTCCATCCAATGCTCTCTGTCGATTTTTTTGGTACACGTCTTGGTCCAGTTCAGCGATATCTTATTTGATTTTATTGCTGATTGCGATTCAGAGATATCTAGCTGTCTGCAAACCTCACGGGCCACAAATGAGTGGAAAGTGGTGTCGCATAGTGTATGGCTCAACAATAGGAATTTGTATGCTCCTGGCAATCCCGTTCGTTTTCCTAACTGGCAACATTCCAGTAACGCAAGTGTTCCAAGGGGAAAATCTGACAGCATACTACTGTTCAACTGGTGCGGGGGAAGAAGGCTCGAGGGATTTCGAAACCGTTTACTTCAGCTTCTTGTCTCTTGTTGGGATTTCCAACATTGTGGTCACAATGGGTTTCTATATTCCAATAGGATTAACGATTTATCGTACATTTAACAGGAAACACAAACAGGATTTCAATACCCCTGGTGGTGAGGAGAGCATAGAGGCAGATTCCTCAGCAGACGGGAAAGTCAGTGAAGTGTCTTATTCAACCGACAATAGTAAATGCAGAAAGTCCTCTCTTTCAAGTAAAAGATCAATGTCCGTTTTCAGGAAAATCTCTGAGAAGAAGAGGACGAAGACAAAGAACCGTTTTACGGTGATGCTGATGTTAATCGCTCTTATCTACATCGTATCTAATGTCCCTACCTTGGCTTTGATCATTATCTGGAAGGAGGACCCGGAATTCTGGACGGTAGTCGATGACGTCAAATTGAACATACTGATTATTCTCAGAAGATTGTTTCTGATCAACAACATCGTGAACCCGTTCCTGTATGGATATTTCGATCTGAGATTCAGATGTAAAGTGATAGAACTGTTTGGATTTTGA